The proteins below are encoded in one region of Xenopus laevis strain J_2021 chromosome 8L, Xenopus_laevis_v10.1, whole genome shotgun sequence:
- the XB22063306.L gene encoding butyrophilin subfamily 2 member A2 — MITMLARWTYLRVKGRVDHVLYLLFLFLMLQMSVTERFEVIPTEATIMATVGKRAALSFNLTPELSAENMEIGIFRPGSSFFVHLYRGGRDENDGQIQEYQGRTELLKHDIMKGKVILIIHDIIPTDDGPYRCYFQSESYHDETDVNIIVTAVGSDPLLWVEDYFNDGIKAICESDGWYPRPEVMWRDSNGNPLQPLQEESRLNSKGLFNVQTSITVYSNTTVFCSIRNALLNEGRAPSLQISDTLYERVNRYGVSRAIIIISFLVSFGAVLISILILVERKMRQTKVKQKAKKETLIKEYGESHTFNEMQKTFDILKQFLQVTKENITLDPESAHPFLNVSGDGKTVENVSKEQDVADNDNRFDFCRGVLSTQSYQSGKHRIDVEAESEICSVGIAKKSATRKGVIHLDADNGVYAIRLWENHKLKVSSQKETSPIILKIFLDCSIGHLAIVSLDSLERADIEYNPDEEVFFFFEVFRDGIIKILS; from the exons ATGATCACAATGTTGGCAAGATGGACATATCTGAG GGTAAAAGGCAGGGTGGACCACGTTTTATACCTTTTATTCCTATTCCTTATGCTACAGATGTCAGTGACTG AGCGGTTTGAAGTCATTCCCACTGAAGCAACAATCATGGCAACTGTTGGCAAAAGGGCTGCGTTGTCCTTTAACCTTACCCCTGAGCTCAGTGCTGAAAACATGGAGATTGGTATTTTCAGACCTGGGTCTTCATTCTTTGTCCATCTCTATCGCGGCGGAAGGGATGAAAATGATGGGCAAATACAGGAGTATCAAGGAAGAACAGAACTCCTAAAGCATGATATAATGAAGGGGAAAGTCATCTTAATTATCCATGATATCATTCCAACTGATGATGGACCTTATCGCTGTTACTTTCAGTCTGAAAGCTACCATGATGAAACAGATGTAAATATCATAGTAACAG CCGTTGGCTCTGACCCTCTTCTTTGGGTTGAAGATTATTTTAATGATGGAATCAAAGCCATTTGTGAATCTGATGGTTGGTATCCTCGGCCTGAGGTGATGTGGAGAGACAGCAATGGAAACCCTCTGCAGCCTTTACAAGAGGAATCTCGGTTAAATTCAAAAGGACTTTTTAATGTTCAGACATCTATAACTGTCTATTCCAACACCACTGTGTTTTGCAGTATTAGGAATGCCTTACTAAATGAAGGACGAGCACCATCTCTTCAGATCTCAG ATACATTATATGAAAGAGTGAATCGGTACGGAGTATCTCGAGCGATTATCATTATTTCATTCCTTGTGAGCTTTGGGGCTGTACTCATCAGCATCCTGATTTTAGTAGAAAGAAAAATGCGCCAAACGAAAG tGAAGCAAAAAGCCAAAAAGG aaacatTGATTAAGGAATATGGTGA gtcccataccttta atgaaaTGCAGAAAACGTTTG atattttgaaacaatttttacAAGTCACTAAAG AGAATATAACATTGGATCCAGAAAGTGCTCATCCATTTCTCAATGTTTCTGGAGATGGAAAAACAGTGGAAAATGTATCCAAAGAACAAGATGTAGCTGATAATGACAACCGATTTGATTTCTGTCGTGGTGTTCTCAGCACTCAGTCATACCAGAGCGGGAAACATCGCATTGATGTTGAGGCTGAGAGTGAAATATGTTCCGTTGGCATTGCCAAAAAATCAGCAACAAGGAAAGGGGTTATCCATTTAGATGCAGACAATGGGGTGTATGCAATAAGACTTTGGGAAAACCATAAACTAAAAGTTTCTTCTCAAAAGGAAACCAGTCCCAtcattcttaaaatatttttagacTGCAGTATAGGACACCTGGCAATTGTTTCACTGGATTCACTGGAGAGAGCTGATATAGAATATAATCCTGACGaggaggtttttttcttttttgaagtcTTCAGAGATGGGATAATAAAAATTCTTAGCTGA